A window of Selenomonas ruminantium subsp. lactilytica TAM6421 contains these coding sequences:
- a CDS encoding CbrC family protein, with translation MKKVNFKYFPNLYEDDALIHAEGVCQCCGKNVNEYIETMYSKEDVDCICLQCVSNGSAAAKFQGEFIDDADPVSDPAKRDELFHRTPGYLSWQGEYWLACCDDYCKYIGYAGIEELEKLGCKEEALNEYVQRDPLIPIEDLEECLNKDGYMRGYLFQCLHCGKYHLWVDMD, from the coding sequence ATGAAAAAGGTTAATTTCAAGTATTTTCCAAACTTATATGAAGATGATGCCTTGATTCATGCAGAGGGAGTATGCCAGTGCTGTGGCAAGAATGTAAATGAATATATCGAAACAATGTATTCCAAAGAGGATGTTGACTGCATATGTCTCCAGTGTGTCAGTAATGGAAGTGCCGCAGCAAAATTTCAAGGCGAATTTATTGATGATGCAGATCCGGTAAGTGATCCAGCTAAGCGGGACGAATTATTTCATAGGACACCAGGGTACCTTTCCTGGCAGGGAGAATACTGGCTTGCATGCTGCGATGATTATTGTAAGTATATTGGATATGCAGGAATCGAAGAACTCGAAAAATTAGGATGTAAAGAGGAAGCTCTAAATGAATATGTGCAGCGTGATCCATTAATCCCTATAGAAGATTTGGAAGAATGCTTAAATAAAGATGGCTATATGCGTGGCTATTTGTTTCAATGCCTGCATTGTGGGAAATATCATTTATGGGTTGATATGGATTGA
- a CDS encoding SMI1/KNR4 family protein codes for MNIAETRAKLEENHVPKDMYSFGWTTSEMMCIEYKKKQWEVYYSERGSKCGVKIFKKENEACKYFYDMVMQNFKQHQEYLLHDRINKLRPLLERPYREDDLFYRDDMTVPHSKEEWDGLQKEHNIKFPLDYMDYINAYGLGAVDSVLWIYSPWCEIDGFNLFKAGKKVLEAYRASLKDFPEGLLPLGRTNNGVDIFWQNTDEDPDKWPLIVCEESSADFHEYALSITEFLVGVIKGTVQCDALPENWSGAGHLNFIPYKEQ; via the coding sequence ATGAATATAGCGGAGACAAGGGCAAAACTGGAAGAAAACCATGTGCCTAAGGATATGTATAGCTTTGGATGGACAACTTCGGAAATGATGTGCATCGAGTATAAGAAGAAACAGTGGGAGGTTTATTACAGCGAAAGAGGCTCCAAGTGTGGTGTCAAGATATTCAAGAAAGAAAATGAAGCATGTAAGTATTTCTATGATATGGTAATGCAAAATTTTAAGCAGCATCAGGAATATCTCCTGCATGATAGAATAAACAAATTAAGACCACTCTTGGAAAGACCTTACCGGGAGGATGATTTGTTTTACCGTGATGATATGACTGTTCCGCACAGCAAGGAGGAATGGGACGGGCTTCAAAAGGAACATAATATAAAATTCCCGCTTGATTACATGGATTATATCAATGCGTATGGGCTGGGAGCGGTTGATAGCGTCTTATGGATATATAGTCCGTGGTGTGAGATTGATGGCTTTAATTTATTTAAAGCTGGCAAAAAAGTCCTGGAGGCATACAGAGCTTCACTAAAAGATTTTCCTGAAGGATTGCTCCCCTTGGGAAGAACTAATAATGGAGTAGATATTTTTTGGCAAAATACGGATGAAGACCCGGATAAGTGGCCTCTGATTGTATGTGAAGAAAGTTCAGCTGACTTTCACGAATATGCGTTGTCCATTACAGAGTTTCTAGTGGGGGTAATAAAAGGGACAGTACAGTGTGATGCCTTACCGGAAAATTGGAGTGGTGCAGGACATTTGAATTTTATTCCCTATAAGGAACAATGA
- a CDS encoding SMI1/KNR4 family protein has product MNNKINSSYPKIGDADIRRAEELLGVRLPESMKKFYLENNGGMPECDVYISDGYEYMVNYFMPLILPDGLDDTVIATKRLIDDVSPSWFIPIADDGGELLYGFSTADEEPGAIYCWITDYDYGENPEEYMVHLCGNIQDFIEGMIKVED; this is encoded by the coding sequence ATGAACAATAAGATCAACTCATCGTATCCGAAAATCGGAGATGCAGATATTCGAAGAGCAGAAGAACTTTTGGGAGTCAGACTGCCGGAGAGTATGAAAAAGTTCTATTTGGAAAATAATGGCGGCATGCCGGAGTGTGATGTTTATATTAGCGATGGCTATGAGTATATGGTGAATTATTTTATGCCGCTAATTCTTCCCGATGGGCTGGATGACACAGTGATAGCCACCAAAAGACTTATTGATGACGTGTCACCAAGCTGGTTTATTCCTATTGCCGATGATGGAGGAGAGCTGCTTTATGGTTTCAGTACAGCTGACGAAGAGCCAGGAGCCATTTACTGCTGGATAACAGATTATGATTACGGTGAAAATCCGGAGGAATATATGGTTCATCTATGTGGCAACATACAGGACTTCATCGAGGGTATGATAAAGGTTGAAGATTAA